The nucleotide sequence GGAGCTTTTCGCCAGGCGTCGATTTCCAGCACCGGGCAGGGGTGCGGCAGGGAGGCGGTCAGGGCGACCGCCCGCCGGAGCAGCGGCGACCCGCGGTGCTCCGATGCCGCGAGGACGAGCCTGCTGCCCGACTGCCGCAACTGGTAGGCCACTTCGGCGTCGGTGAGGGCGGTGTTGACGGGAACCAGCGGCGTGCCGGCCAGCACCGCGCCGTACTCGGCGACGATCCAGTCGGCGCTGTTGGCCCCCCAGACAGCGATCGGCTGCCCGGGCGGGACGTTCGTCAGGAAGGATGCCGCCGCGCGCTCGGCCGCGTCGAGGAGTTCCGCCCAGGTCATCCGGCCCAACCTGGGACCGTCGGGCCACAGCACCGCGGCCCGGTCCGGGAAACGCGCCGCCGACTGCCGCAGGACGTCTCCGACCGTGATCCGCCACAATTCCTCGTCGCACTCGGCCGGGCGGTGAGCGGCGCCGCGAAGCCTTTCGTGCTCCTGTGTGTCCGTCGTCATCACAGGCCCAGGGAGCGACCGACGATCTCCTGCATGATCTCCGACGTCCCGCCGAACACCCGCTGAACCCGGTTGTCCCGCCAGATACGGGCGATCTCGTATTCGTTGACGAAGCCGTAGCCCCCGAACATCTGCAGGCACCGGTCGATGACCTGCCATGCGGTCTCCGACGCCCAGTACTTCGCCGCCGCGGCGTCGTCGGCGGTCAGATGTCCTTCGACCAGGGCCATGATGCAGCCGTCGACATACACGCGGCCGGCGTTGAGCTTGGCGCGGGCGTCGGCGAGCGCGAAGCGGTTCGCCTGGAACCGGCCGATCGGCTGTCCGAACGCGGTGCGCTCGGTCGCGTAGTCCATCGTCAGGGCGAACGCCCGTTCCGCCGAGGCCAGCGACGACACCGCGATCGCCAGCCGCTCGGTCGGGAGGTTCTGCATCATGTGGTAGAAGCCCCGGCCCTCCTGCCCCAGCAGGTTCCCGGCCGGCACCCGCACGCCGTGGAAGAACAGTTCCGCCGTGTCCTGCGCCTTCATGCCGACCTTGTCGAGCTTCCGGCCCCGCTCGAACCCCGCGGCACCGCGCTCGACCACGATCAGGCTGACGCCCTTGTGCCCGGCGGCCGGATCGGTCTTACAGGCGACGACCACCAGATCGGCGAGGATCCCGTTGGTGATGAAGGTTTTGGAGCCGTCGATCACCCACGCGTCCCCGTCCCGGCGGGCGGTGGTGCGGATGTTCTTGAGGTCGGACCCCGCGCCCGGTTCGGACAGGGCCAGCGCGCAAATGGTCTCGCCGCTGACCACACCCGGCAGCCAACGGGCCTTCTGCGCGTCGGTGGTCAGGTTCATCAGGTACGGGGGAATGACGTCGTTCTGCAGACCGAGTGCGATGCCGACCGTGCCCGTGGCGGCCATCTCCTCGGCCATGATCGCGTTGTAGCGGAAGTCCCTGATGCCCTGGCCACCGTACTCCTCGGGAAATTCCCAGCCGATCAGCCCGGCCTTGCCGGCCGCGGCCCAGGCGGCCCGGCTGACCTGGCCGTCGCGCTCCCACTCCTCCGTATGCGGGACGCACTCCCGCTCGTAGTACGCGCGGGCGGTGGCGCGGAAGAGGTCGTGTTCCTCCGTGAAGATCGTGCGACGCATGCTGCTGGCCTCCGGGTCGGACGGGACACACTTGTAGACGCAGAAGATAGATTAGTGTATCTAGTTGAATAATTAAATGTCTGGTGGTGAAACGCCGGCGTGGAGACGGAGGTCAGTGTGCGGCCGTTGGAGGGCTACAGGGTCGTCGAGCTCGGCATGTGGGTGGCGGCTCCGGCCGCCGCCACGATGATGGCCGACTGGGGCGCCGACGTCATCAAGGTGGAGGCGCCGGCGGGGGACCCGAACCGGTACACGCTCAAGCACGTAGGGCAACAGGTGGACAGCGAGCCGCCGTTCGAGACCGACAACCGCGGCAAGCGCGGCATCGTCCTCGACCTGAGGGCAGAAGACGGCACGCGGGCACTTGAGCGCCTGCTGGACCGCGCCGACGTCTTCGTCACCAACCTGCGCCCCGGCGCCTTGGAGAGGCTCGGGCTGGACCCGGAGTCACTGCGGGCCCGGCATCCCCGCCTGGTCGTCGGAACCCTCACCGGCTACGGCTGGTCCGGCGACGACCGGGACCGCGCCGGTTACGACGTCTCCGCGTTCTGGGCCCGTCCGGGCATCGCCGCGATGCTCAACCCCACCGGTGAAGCGCCGCCCGCGATCCGGCCGGGACTGGGCGACCGCGCCGCCGCCGCCAACCTCGTGGCCGGCGTCCTGGCCGCCCTGCTGCGCCGGGAACGCACCGGCAAGGGCACCGTGGTCGACGTGTCCCTGCTGCGCTCCGGCACCTACGCCATCGGCAACGACCTCGCCTTGCAGAACTACTTCGGAAAGCGCGGGCGCACCAGGCCGCGCACCGAACACGAGTCCCCCCTGTACAACTCCTACCAGGCCGGCGACGGGCGCTGGTTCTGGCTGGTCGGCCTCGAAGGCAACCGGCACTGGCCCGGCGTGCTCAAGGCGCTGGGCCGCGAAGACCTCGGCGAAGACGAGCGGTTCGCGACCGGACGGTCCCGGCGCGGCCATGTCCGCGAACTCATCGCCGTCTTCGACGAGGAGTTCGCCAAGCGCCCGCTGGAGGGGTGGGCGGCCCGCTTCGACGCCGAAGGCGTGTGGTGGGCTCCCGTGCAGACTCTCGCCGAGATCAGCGCGGATCCCCAGGCGGAGGCCATCGGCGCCTTCGTCGAACAGCCCGGCATGGGGGGAGCGCCGCCGCTGCGCACCGTGGCCACGCCGGTGAACTTCTGGGGCGTGGACGACAAGCCCCGATCCGGCGCCCCCGTCTTGGGCGAGCACACCGGCGAGGTTCTCCGCGAACTGGACGCTCCCACCGCCTGACGCCTCCGGCAGGCATCGCCCGCGACACGGTCACACGGACCGCAGTGGGCGTTCCCGACGTGTGAAACGAGGACGAACCGCATGGCAGTGACCGCATTCCCTGTCGAAGCCGGGCACCTACTGGTGTTCGCCCGGGCGATCGGCGACCACGACCCCGCCTATCACGCCGACCTGGCGGACCCCGGCGCCCGGCCCGTCGCGCCCCCCACGTTCACGATGGCCGCCGCCCATCACGACGACGAGTATCCGCTGCGGCCACTGCCCGGCAAGGAGTGGTTCGGCTCAGGTGCGGGTGCCGGCTTCACTCTCGACGGCGCCGACGGCTTGCATGCCGAACAGCACTTCGAGTACCACCGGCCGCTGCGTGTCGGCGACGTCCTCTCCGGCAGCACCCGCCAGGGCCGCTCGTGGGAGAAGACCGGACGCGCGGGAGTGCTCCGGTTCACCGAAC is from Yinghuangia sp. ASG 101 and encodes:
- a CDS encoding acyl-CoA dehydrogenase family protein, which gives rise to MRRTIFTEEHDLFRATARAYYERECVPHTEEWERDGQVSRAAWAAAGKAGLIGWEFPEEYGGQGIRDFRYNAIMAEEMAATGTVGIALGLQNDVIPPYLMNLTTDAQKARWLPGVVSGETICALALSEPGAGSDLKNIRTTARRDGDAWVIDGSKTFITNGILADLVVVACKTDPAAGHKGVSLIVVERGAAGFERGRKLDKVGMKAQDTAELFFHGVRVPAGNLLGQEGRGFYHMMQNLPTERLAIAVSSLASAERAFALTMDYATERTAFGQPIGRFQANRFALADARAKLNAGRVYVDGCIMALVEGHLTADDAAAAKYWASETAWQVIDRCLQMFGGYGFVNEYEIARIWRDNRVQRVFGGTSEIMQEIVGRSLGL
- a CDS encoding CaiB/BaiF CoA transferase family protein, with translation METEVSVRPLEGYRVVELGMWVAAPAAATMMADWGADVIKVEAPAGDPNRYTLKHVGQQVDSEPPFETDNRGKRGIVLDLRAEDGTRALERLLDRADVFVTNLRPGALERLGLDPESLRARHPRLVVGTLTGYGWSGDDRDRAGYDVSAFWARPGIAAMLNPTGEAPPAIRPGLGDRAAAANLVAGVLAALLRRERTGKGTVVDVSLLRSGTYAIGNDLALQNYFGKRGRTRPRTEHESPLYNSYQAGDGRWFWLVGLEGNRHWPGVLKALGREDLGEDERFATGRSRRGHVRELIAVFDEEFAKRPLEGWAARFDAEGVWWAPVQTLAEISADPQAEAIGAFVEQPGMGGAPPLRTVATPVNFWGVDDKPRSGAPVLGEHTGEVLRELDAPTA
- a CDS encoding FAS1-like dehydratase domain-containing protein — translated: MAVTAFPVEAGHLLVFARAIGDHDPAYHADLADPGARPVAPPTFTMAAAHHDDEYPLRPLPGKEWFGSGAGAGFTLDGADGLHAEQHFEYHRPLRVGDVLSGSTRQGRSWEKTGRAGVLRFTEQITEYRDATGGLVVTARSVGVTTQAPTTEPGSENTRRNG